The Thermoanaerobaculia bacterium genomic sequence GGTAGTAGGGGCGGTATCCGTAGCCGTCCTTCACTCCCGCGCCCGGCTTCTCGACGAGCATCGTGATGTCGAAGACCGACTCGTGCCGGGTGAAGAACGAGAGCTCGTAGTTCCGGGACATCCAGATCGCGTCCTTCGGGCAGGCGTCCACGCAGAAACCGCACATCACGCACCGGAGCATGTCGATGTTGAAGACGACGGGATACTTCTCGTAGGAGAGCTTCGGGTGCTCTCCCGCGACGATCTGGATGCAGTCGGCGGGGCACGCCTGCGCGCACATGTAGCAGGCGACGCACTTCAACGTCCCGTCCTCGCGCGTCTTCAGGATGTGCTTGCCGCGGAACCGGTCGGAGTAGTTCCGTTTCTGCTCGGGATAGAGGATCGTCGGGAGCTTCTTGATCGCGACGATGTTCTTGAGGAGGTGGCCGAGCGTGACCGCCATGCCCTTCAGAAGAGGAAGGTAGAACCGGACCGCCGCCGGCGTCCGACGCGGCTCGCGGTCGGTGATGTCGACGACGTTAGCGGGCATGGCTCCTACCCTGGGCTCCCTCACCCCGACCCTCCGCCTTCGCCTCCAGGCTTCGGCGCGACAGGTCTCCCGCGGGGAGAGGGAGGAAGAGCGGCGCCCGGTCGCAAACCTCTCCCGGCGGGAGAGGTCGCGCGTGAGCGCGGGTGAGGGAGCTCCTCATCGGTCCAGCTCCCCGGCGATGATGTTCAGGGTCCCCAGCGTGGCGATCGCGTCGGAGACGCGGCCGCCGACGATGATCTTCTCGAATGCCGCCATGAGCGGGAAGCAGGCCGGGCGCGGCTTGATCCGGTACGGCGCGCCCCCCCCGGTCGAGACGACGTAGAAGCCGAGCTCGCCGTTGGCGCCCTCGAACCATTCGTAACGCTCTCCCTCCGGGACCTGGATGCC encodes the following:
- a CDS encoding NADH-quinone oxidoreductase subunit I is translated as MPANVVDITDREPRRTPAAVRFYLPLLKGMAVTLGHLLKNIVAIKKLPTILYPEQKRNYSDRFRGKHILKTREDGTLKCVACYMCAQACPADCIQIVAGEHPKLSYEKYPVVFNIDMLRCVMCGFCVDACPKDAIWMSRNYELSFFTRHESVFDITMLVEKPGAGVKDGYGYRPYYPGDGTVPPTDASVAPVVPGDGERKELREKGLLEDSGNLVRG